A single genomic interval of Spirosoma linguale DSM 74 harbors:
- a CDS encoding Curlin associated repeat protein (PFAM: Curlin associated repeat protein~KEGG: bur:Bcep18194_B2590 curlin associated protein), whose translation MKTVLIASIMLTSVSVVSYAQSNVSTLNQIGVGQEAAINQKGLGQNATINQTGDRNAHNYGVVTQSGGPQTATINQIGGTINSYVNIQQTGETASDQSSANTATVTQEGLATAWETWSRTWVHEARRTIEETLRTSWGQGGAVDVYQSGKRNSVTVSQSGAETIGELVTVKQIGNGNSGVITQTIVADHFYFREINSVKLRQTGDNNTATLSQIAAGNDYISVVQTGNNNSSTVSQTGAGENISATVTQTGSFNSATVNQNPADGATTRITQTGDYFSATVTQNSNNIAVIDQRNSGLSGSSVTVLQDGSRNLTNITQGTDELSVNNAVANVTQTGDDNSVKLFQTGSDQTATISQTGNGNRLLGIEGETSFASQSGAGNTLTLTQTNEIGGPGNQAFVNQQGYANAATITQRAQ comes from the coding sequence ATGAAAACAGTACTAATTGCCAGCATTATGCTGACTTCAGTGAGCGTTGTGTCATACGCTCAGTCGAATGTATCTACTCTGAATCAGATAGGAGTAGGTCAGGAAGCAGCCATTAACCAGAAGGGATTGGGCCAAAATGCCACCATCAACCAAACGGGCGACAGGAATGCCCACAACTATGGTGTTGTTACGCAGTCGGGCGGCCCTCAAACCGCCACGATCAATCAAATAGGCGGTACCATAAACAGCTACGTTAATATACAACAGACAGGCGAAACCGCTTCTGATCAAAGTTCAGCCAATACGGCAACGGTAACCCAGGAAGGTTTGGCAACGGCCTGGGAAACTTGGTCTCGTACTTGGGTTCATGAAGCACGTCGCACTATTGAAGAAACACTCAGGACTTCATGGGGACAAGGAGGAGCGGTTGATGTGTATCAGTCTGGAAAAAGAAATTCGGTCACTGTTTCACAGTCCGGTGCTGAAACCATTGGTGAGCTGGTTACAGTTAAACAGATCGGCAATGGCAATAGTGGAGTTATTACCCAAACAATTGTAGCGGATCATTTTTACTTCAGAGAAATAAATAGTGTAAAATTACGCCAAACTGGAGATAATAATACCGCTACGTTAAGTCAAATAGCGGCCGGAAACGATTATATAAGTGTTGTTCAGACTGGCAATAACAACAGTAGTACGGTTAGTCAAACCGGAGCAGGAGAGAACATCAGTGCAACTGTTACACAGACGGGGTCTTTCAATTCAGCTACGGTTAACCAAAATCCAGCTGATGGAGCAACTACAAGGATTACACAAACAGGCGACTATTTCAGCGCTACTGTCACACAGAATAGTAATAATATCGCTGTGATCGACCAGCGCAATTCAGGTCTAAGTGGCAGTTCAGTCACTGTTTTGCAGGATGGTAGCCGTAACTTAACAAATATTACTCAAGGCACGGATGAACTCTCGGTTAATAACGCCGTTGCCAACGTGACTCAAACCGGCGATGACAACTCGGTCAAGTTGTTTCAAACTGGTTCAGATCAGACAGCTACTATTTCTCAAACCGGTAATGGGAACAGATTATTAGGTATAGAAGGTGAAACATCTTTCGCGTCTCAATCTGGCGCAGGAAACACCCTAACGCTTACCCAAACGAATGAAATCGGTGGCCCTGGTAATCAGGCTTTCGTTAATCAGCAAGGCTACGCCAACGCTGCCACTATTACACAAAGAGCTCAATAA
- a CDS encoding hypothetical protein (KEGG: sdn:Sden_3095 curlin associated) produces the protein MRQCIALLFYLLLLTQVTVAQPTSEVFITQLTAATVTGSGRTNAALPNTGGNELIIQQAGNNNTVGVQNNGVGNQLQALQTNTEGSNNQIDLQLTGDNNNYKLTQDGSNNVFRLPNATTSNAQLEVTQEGNGNAISSQGNLTTTSVHVIIHQTGGMRIQLLPPN, from the coding sequence ATGCGCCAGTGCATTGCACTACTTTTTTACCTGCTTCTTCTAACGCAGGTTACGGTTGCCCAACCAACTTCAGAGGTTTTCATTACCCAATTAACGGCGGCCACAGTAACCGGCTCGGGCCGTACCAACGCGGCTTTGCCCAACACAGGAGGTAACGAACTGATCATTCAACAGGCAGGAAATAATAACACGGTGGGCGTACAGAACAATGGTGTGGGCAACCAACTTCAGGCCCTGCAAACCAATACAGAGGGGAGCAATAATCAAATCGACCTACAACTAACTGGCGACAACAACAACTACAAACTAACGCAGGACGGTAGTAATAATGTATTTCGCCTGCCGAACGCAACCACCAGCAATGCGCAGTTGGAAGTAACCCAGGAAGGGAATGGCAACGCCATTAGTAGTCAGGGCAACCTGACCACAACGTCAGTCCATGTGATCATTCACCAGACCGGTGGCATGAGAATACAACTACTTCCGCCCAATTGA
- a CDS encoding Curli production assembly/transport component CsgG (PFAM: Curli production assembly/transport component CsgG~KEGG: pha:PSHAb0194 putative assembly or transport protein for curli synthesis): MKFYRSVITYSRIIPFSCLWVLSGCAAYLHQPTGLQRARLGEETTTTAALRNLPKAKEKVVVAVYKFRDQTGQYKLSETGSTFSTVVSQGTTNILLKALEESGWFTTIERENVSNLLNERKIIRSSVAQYKEGENLPPLLFAGVILEGGIVSYDANIITGGAGLRYFATGGSTQYRQDRVTVYLRAVATRSGKILKTVYTSKTILSQSVDAGIFRYVTFKKLLEAETGFSTNEPSQMAVTEAIEKAVQALVLEGIQDGLWAVSDKDTGVAKRELDRYDAEKVNMSQTDVYGVQSPQIRTPSRFTVQPYASVWRFSGDYAGSVIRPAYGLTVDLYLKPAWGLQVNAGNGTLACGQGFSGNFTLLNGNIVWRSLPYQRFSPILTLGGGVLYNRNANDVFRVAGLLHATINAGIGCQYAPNGIWGFRSMLNYHQSLNDQVDGLRAGQFNDFVLQASFGVTLSIGHLRQSQPTAQKKRVKSK; encoded by the coding sequence ATGAAATTCTACCGATCAGTGATTACCTATTCCCGAATTATACCCTTTAGTTGCCTGTGGGTTTTATCAGGCTGCGCTGCCTACCTCCACCAGCCCACCGGATTGCAACGAGCCCGGCTGGGCGAAGAAACCACCACCACAGCCGCCTTGCGAAACCTACCCAAGGCCAAAGAAAAAGTGGTCGTTGCTGTTTATAAATTCAGAGATCAGACTGGCCAATATAAGTTATCGGAAACCGGCTCCACCTTTTCAACTGTAGTCTCGCAGGGAACCACCAACATCCTGCTCAAAGCCCTTGAAGAAAGCGGCTGGTTCACCACCATCGAGCGGGAAAACGTCAGTAACCTGTTGAACGAACGGAAAATTATCCGTTCCAGCGTGGCTCAGTATAAAGAGGGAGAGAATCTTCCACCCCTACTTTTTGCCGGTGTTATTCTGGAAGGAGGCATTGTTTCCTACGATGCCAATATCATCACGGGCGGGGCTGGCTTACGGTATTTTGCAACGGGTGGATCGACCCAATACCGTCAGGACCGGGTAACGGTTTACTTACGGGCAGTGGCCACTCGCTCGGGCAAAATCCTGAAAACGGTTTATACCTCCAAAACGATTCTTTCCCAGTCGGTCGATGCCGGTATTTTTCGGTACGTCACCTTCAAAAAACTACTGGAAGCAGAAACCGGCTTTTCGACAAACGAACCTTCGCAGATGGCCGTTACGGAAGCGATTGAAAAAGCCGTTCAGGCCTTAGTACTGGAAGGTATTCAGGATGGGCTTTGGGCGGTGTCTGACAAAGACACTGGGGTGGCCAAACGTGAGCTGGATCGCTACGATGCCGAAAAGGTGAACATGAGTCAAACGGACGTGTATGGCGTGCAATCGCCCCAGATCAGAACACCCTCTCGATTCACTGTTCAACCATACGCATCCGTATGGCGTTTTTCCGGCGATTATGCAGGCAGTGTGATCCGGCCCGCTTATGGCCTGACCGTTGATCTGTACCTGAAACCAGCCTGGGGACTTCAGGTAAATGCCGGTAATGGTACGCTGGCCTGTGGCCAAGGATTTTCGGGTAACTTCACACTGCTCAACGGCAACATTGTCTGGCGCAGCTTGCCCTACCAGCGCTTTTCGCCCATTCTCACGTTGGGAGGAGGAGTCCTGTATAACCGCAACGCTAATGACGTATTTCGCGTTGCAGGCCTACTACATGCCACCATCAATGCCGGTATCGGATGTCAATACGCTCCCAACGGCATCTGGGGATTCCGGTCTATGCTCAACTACCACCAGTCGTTAAACGATCAGGTTGACGGACTGCGGGCGGGGCAATTCAATGATTTTGTTCTACAAGCATCGTTTGGAGTAACCCTTTCAATTGGACACTTACGCCAGAGCCAGCCAACAGCTCAAAAAAAACGAGTAAAGAGTAAGTAA
- a CDS encoding hypothetical protein (KEGG: shm:Shewmr7_3300 curlin associated repeat protein) — protein MNRILLSALLLTAITSQAQTNTSVLSQTGISQTATVFQQGSGNQLTLNQNTGTGITANIGNVASTTQVGASTNGSTNQAFIQQVNGSYYNTGNILQTGGSGNAATIEQANNAGGTGLYGIGNGNTASISQTGAYNTDVLIRQVGGDLGASQQNKATISQVGSKMSTTGGTVIEQVNQSIANTATISQGVLSTDATTNTATLLQNNNSQRNTATISQEKSGQTADLRQTDGSNDNRASIEQLGTNGSATLYQSNLASNNTASILQSATSAGSQATIYQTNTSTYNTATIDQASTNSAALISQDNQAANQVATIGQGTNGNNNVAAITQTYTHALGDDATSNRATINQNLTSSGSVGNQATITQGFSEGQSTVTGRKVPSDLNQATISQEGDAHVASLMQGGLSNQATLTQTGTGNVVKGVDSGSIISDTAQQLGDMNLLNVIQGGSSVANVLQIGTANMATISQNNAQKPQ, from the coding sequence ATGAACCGTATACTTCTTTCGGCCCTGCTATTGACAGCGATCACCAGCCAGGCCCAGACCAATACATCTGTGCTGAGCCAGACCGGCATCAGCCAGACCGCAACCGTTTTCCAACAGGGTAGCGGTAACCAGCTTACGCTGAATCAGAACACCGGTACCGGCATAACGGCTAATATTGGTAACGTGGCCAGTACCACCCAGGTGGGGGCCAGTACCAACGGAAGCACTAACCAGGCCTTTATTCAACAAGTCAACGGCTCCTATTACAATACCGGCAACATTCTACAGACAGGCGGATCGGGCAACGCAGCGACCATTGAGCAGGCCAACAATGCCGGCGGAACCGGGCTTTATGGCATCGGTAATGGCAACACAGCCAGCATCAGCCAGACGGGGGCCTATAACACCGATGTACTAATTCGCCAGGTGGGCGGTGATCTGGGTGCCAGCCAGCAAAACAAGGCCACCATTTCTCAGGTGGGCAGCAAAATGAGCACTACCGGAGGCACGGTCATCGAGCAAGTTAACCAGTCGATTGCCAATACGGCCACCATTTCTCAAGGCGTACTAAGCACAGACGCAACTACTAACACGGCTACATTACTACAGAACAACAATAGCCAGCGTAACACGGCCACTATCAGCCAGGAGAAATCCGGCCAGACAGCCGACTTACGGCAGACCGACGGCAGCAACGACAACAGGGCCAGTATTGAGCAGTTGGGAACCAACGGATCGGCTACGCTTTACCAGAGTAACCTGGCGAGTAATAATACCGCCAGCATTCTACAAAGCGCCACCAGCGCAGGTAGCCAGGCCACTATTTATCAGACTAATACCAGCACCTACAATACGGCAACTATCGATCAGGCATCGACAAACAGCGCGGCTCTGATTAGTCAGGACAATCAGGCCGCCAATCAGGTAGCGACCATCGGGCAGGGAACGAACGGTAATAACAACGTAGCCGCCATTACCCAGACCTATACCCATGCACTGGGAGACGATGCCACCAGCAACAGGGCCACCATTAATCAAAACCTGACCTCTTCGGGTAGTGTGGGCAACCAGGCCACCATTACGCAGGGCTTTTCGGAGGGCCAATCGACGGTAACGGGTAGGAAGGTTCCTTCTGACCTCAACCAGGCAACGATCAGCCAGGAAGGTGACGCTCATGTGGCCAGCCTGATGCAGGGTGGCCTGAGTAACCAGGCCACCCTAACCCAGACGGGTACGGGTAATGTAGTAAAAGGCGTTGATTCGGGTTCGATTATTAGTGATACCGCCCAGCAGTTAGGTGATATGAACCTGTTAAACGTAATTCAGGGGGGATCGAGTGTAGCCAATGTACTTCAGATCGGCACCGCCAACATGGCGACAATCAGCCAAAACAACGCCCAGAAACCTCAATAA
- a CDS encoding hypothetical protein (KEGG: hypothetical protein): MTSLSHYYTSFLAVATLAILIGSCQSGQENDPRIAEGKRLAGQHCGSCHLVPAPELLDKETWTKHVLPAMASNLGLEVYPDGLYYAGPKAAISFDNWQKLIAYYQTLAPETLNPADKPKPVVDGWAMFSLEKPQADTTQTAMTTMVAMDTIGHQLYTSDALRSDVTRWDEYLKPTLFRQFNSATVDAQFFRDERGRERGLFTTLGTMQAADIARGELISLAVNGKSRPDSSTIATQLPRPLKSVPVDINKDGLTDWVVCGFGHNAGGLYWMKQQLNHQFTKVPIKEAPGASQAITGDFNNDGWPDLMVLFAHADEGIWLFLNDKKGGFTEKNLLRFPSVYGSTSFELVDFNKDGKLDILYTCGDNSDYSKILKPYHGLYIYLNQGGFAYKQAYFYPINGCTKAIATDFDKDGDLDIATIAFFADFKTNPAESFLFFEQQKPLQFQPHAVPVSTYGRWICMDVNDIDQDGDADIVLGNFSKTFVIQQGLKPTWGTNLPFIVLRNKTR, from the coding sequence ATGACTTCCCTTTCTCACTATTACACCTCTTTTCTGGCCGTTGCCACGCTTGCTATACTCATTGGCAGTTGTCAATCTGGACAGGAAAACGATCCACGCATTGCGGAAGGGAAACGACTGGCCGGACAACATTGCGGCAGTTGCCATCTCGTACCGGCGCCTGAACTACTCGACAAAGAGACCTGGACGAAGCACGTTTTACCCGCGATGGCGTCAAATCTGGGGTTGGAGGTATATCCTGATGGGCTTTATTATGCCGGGCCGAAAGCCGCGATTTCGTTCGACAACTGGCAGAAGTTGATCGCCTATTACCAGACGCTGGCACCGGAAACCCTCAATCCTGCCGATAAGCCAAAACCCGTTGTAGATGGCTGGGCTATGTTTTCGCTCGAAAAACCGCAGGCTGATACCACTCAAACGGCCATGACGACCATGGTTGCGATGGACACCATCGGGCACCAGCTTTACACCAGCGATGCGCTGCGGAGTGACGTGACCCGATGGGACGAATACCTCAAACCAACGCTGTTCCGGCAGTTTAATTCGGCGACTGTCGATGCGCAGTTTTTCCGCGATGAGCGAGGGCGGGAGCGGGGTTTGTTTACCACGCTGGGTACCATGCAGGCGGCTGATATTGCCAGAGGAGAACTGATCTCGCTGGCAGTGAACGGCAAAAGCAGACCGGATTCATCAACCATTGCGACGCAATTGCCCCGTCCGCTGAAGTCAGTACCTGTTGATATCAATAAAGACGGGCTAACGGATTGGGTCGTTTGCGGATTCGGGCATAATGCGGGTGGGCTCTACTGGATGAAGCAGCAGCTAAATCATCAATTCACAAAAGTACCCATCAAAGAAGCACCCGGCGCGAGCCAAGCCATTACGGGCGATTTTAATAACGACGGCTGGCCCGATCTGATGGTGCTTTTCGCCCACGCCGATGAAGGTATTTGGCTGTTTCTGAATGACAAAAAAGGGGGATTTACGGAGAAAAACCTGCTCCGGTTTCCGTCCGTCTACGGCTCCACGAGTTTTGAACTGGTCGATTTTAATAAAGACGGTAAGCTGGATATTCTGTACACCTGTGGCGACAATAGCGATTATTCTAAAATACTAAAGCCTTATCATGGGTTGTATATCTACCTGAATCAGGGCGGCTTTGCCTACAAACAGGCGTATTTCTACCCCATTAACGGCTGCACCAAAGCCATCGCTACGGACTTCGACAAAGACGGTGATCTGGACATTGCTACCATTGCGTTCTTCGCTGATTTTAAAACCAATCCCGCTGAAAGCTTCCTGTTTTTCGAGCAGCAGAAACCCCTGCAGTTTCAACCCCATGCCGTGCCTGTCAGTACCTACGGTCGCTGGATTTGCATGGACGTAAACGACATTGATCAGGACGGCGACGCCGATATTGTACTCGGTAATTTCTCAAAAACGTTTGTCATTCAGCAAGGGCTGAAACCTACCTGGGGTACGAATTTGCCTTTTATTGTGCTGAGAAATAAGACGCGGTAG
- a CDS encoding Curli production assembly/transport component CsgF (PFAM: Curli production assembly/transport component CsgF~KEGG: bur:Bcep18194_B2587 hypothetical protein), whose protein sequence is MVLLIVSAGSTQAQALVYHPNNPAFGGNTFNYQWMLSSAQAQDRLTDPTLKKTTATATKTSNQLSDLATSIQRQLLSRITNDLLKNQFGENSSLKEGTYKYGDFTVTIRNQYDGIYIRIVDNQGGETSIQVPYF, encoded by the coding sequence ATGGTGCTGCTGATTGTCTCAGCTGGCAGTACTCAGGCTCAGGCCCTGGTGTATCATCCTAACAACCCGGCTTTTGGCGGTAACACCTTTAACTACCAGTGGATGCTCAGTTCGGCCCAGGCCCAGGACCGACTCACCGATCCGACCTTAAAAAAAACGACTGCCACCGCCACCAAAACCAGCAACCAGCTCAGCGACTTAGCCACCAGCATTCAACGCCAATTGCTCAGCCGGATTACCAACGACTTACTAAAAAACCAGTTTGGCGAGAACAGCTCGCTTAAGGAAGGAACCTACAAATACGGTGACTTTACGGTAACGATCCGGAATCAGTATGACGGTATTTATATCCGTATTGTCGACAATCAGGGGGGCGAAACGTCTATTCAGGTGCCCTACTTCTGA
- a CDS encoding oxidoreductase domain protein (PFAM: oxidoreductase domain protein~KEGG: swp:swp_1670 twin-arginine translocation pathway signal): MTLQSNRRDFIKQGSAAALSLALFPSFKRKVAPSDKLRVAHIGVNGMGTNHLNWFANLPEVDVVGLCDLDQTHLDKALNTLQKIHPDTTAKTYSDFRYLLDRKDIDAITCATPDHWHAQVAIMAFQAGKDVYGEKPLSYNVREGQQMLKAQKRYDRIFQLGTQIHAGDNYHRVVELIQAGAIGKVHTVRLWKTGFPPVLGPAQYQTPPATLNWDMWQGPAPVSLYTPERCHFTYRYFLDYSGGVFQDFWCHIADVVWWAINPTGLKRVSAKGEAPEGIGDAPKWIDIDYEFEGLNLHWTSTPPNVPGAEKRGIGAYFEGDKGTLLCDYNTREITINGVVMNDIAEIPITIQRSPGHQQNFVDAVKARTQPESNLAYARMMTMPMHLGLISYRLGQPLEWNAKKEKFRHNADANAMLSREYRKEWNLA; encoded by the coding sequence ATGACGCTCCAGTCGAACCGCCGTGATTTTATTAAACAAGGTAGCGCGGCTGCCTTGAGTCTAGCCCTGTTTCCCAGCTTTAAACGTAAAGTAGCGCCCAGCGACAAGCTCCGGGTAGCCCATATTGGCGTGAACGGCATGGGTACCAACCACCTCAACTGGTTCGCCAACCTGCCCGAAGTCGATGTAGTGGGGCTCTGCGACCTGGATCAGACCCACCTCGACAAAGCGCTGAATACCTTACAAAAAATCCACCCGGACACCACCGCGAAGACCTACTCCGATTTTCGCTACCTCCTAGACCGCAAAGACATCGACGCCATCACCTGCGCCACCCCCGACCACTGGCATGCTCAAGTAGCCATCATGGCGTTTCAGGCCGGAAAGGATGTATACGGCGAAAAACCACTTTCGTACAATGTTCGGGAAGGGCAGCAGATGCTGAAAGCCCAGAAACGCTACGACCGGATTTTTCAACTCGGCACCCAGATTCACGCGGGCGATAATTACCACCGGGTTGTCGAACTGATTCAGGCGGGGGCCATCGGCAAAGTGCATACCGTCCGGCTCTGGAAAACGGGTTTTCCGCCGGTGCTTGGTCCAGCGCAGTACCAGACGCCCCCAGCCACGCTCAACTGGGATATGTGGCAGGGACCCGCCCCGGTTTCGCTGTACACACCCGAACGCTGCCATTTTACCTACCGCTATTTTCTCGATTATTCCGGCGGGGTATTTCAGGATTTCTGGTGCCACATTGCCGATGTGGTCTGGTGGGCTATTAACCCAACCGGACTAAAACGGGTGAGTGCTAAGGGTGAAGCGCCCGAAGGTATCGGCGATGCCCCCAAGTGGATTGACATCGACTATGAATTTGAGGGTCTGAACCTACACTGGACCAGCACCCCGCCCAATGTACCTGGTGCTGAAAAGCGGGGCATCGGTGCGTATTTTGAAGGCGATAAAGGAACGCTGCTCTGCGATTATAACACCCGGGAAATCACCATTAACGGCGTAGTCATGAACGACATTGCCGAAATCCCCATCACGATCCAGCGCTCGCCGGGGCACCAGCAGAACTTTGTCGACGCCGTGAAAGCGCGTACGCAACCGGAATCAAATCTGGCCTATGCCCGCATGATGACCATGCCCATGCACCTCGGTCTGATCTCCTACCGGCTGGGCCAGCCGCTGGAATGGAACGCTAAAAAAGAAAAGTTCCGGCATAACGCCGACGCCAACGCCATGCTGTCGAGGGAGTACCGGAAAGAATGGAATCTGGCATGA
- a CDS encoding WD40 domain protein beta Propeller (PFAM: WD40 domain protein beta Propeller~KEGG: gsu:GSU0025 TolB protein) — protein sequence MNNSYYLVRRLVGWLNLLTIVSIIGSCTETTFVDVQTFGSVRGQVLLSTTREPVQKALVRLSPSGQLMETDTDGRFRFDSLPPTRYTVTVTKEKYATELATVDATVSYVSLLTILMRDDKSQNKPPTAPTVVSPAPGSTTVTTAVTLKWAATDPNRDTLTYQVMLYKAGDITNVMSFTGLTVDSLALSGLAYNTTYYWHVAVSDGISTTNGPVWSFRTIPFSAYSYVFCRRVSGMYQLFSGNGNKLPVQQLTTEGSNWRPIVSPNRQQIAFISNRNSELHLYLMDQDGSHVRQVTDVPIGGILGTDLSFCWSPDGTELVYPAYENLYAVRTDGTGLRTVAKAPTGRFFAGCDWSGQRNQLVARTTGGNLYNNELILISVSGNTQKLLLARPTNRIGNPVFSLDGTQILFAMDVSIFQNAKGRQLDSRIHKLDIATGVVSNLSLDPGNLLTISKPTGTNDLDPRFSPTGGKIIFINSENTDQGSSSIMTMATDGTSRTVLFSLGEMPFWQ from the coding sequence ATGAATAACAGCTATTATCTTGTTCGCCGTCTAGTTGGCTGGCTGAATCTATTAACGATTGTTTCTATAATTGGGAGTTGCACGGAAACGACTTTTGTCGACGTCCAGACATTTGGTTCGGTACGCGGTCAGGTCTTGCTCAGTACCACCCGGGAGCCAGTACAAAAGGCGCTGGTTCGACTGAGTCCATCCGGCCAACTTATGGAAACCGATACGGATGGGCGATTTCGTTTCGATAGCTTACCACCCACCCGGTATACCGTTACGGTGACGAAAGAAAAGTATGCTACTGAGTTAGCTACCGTCGATGCCACCGTCAGTTACGTGTCTCTGCTCACGATATTGATGCGGGATGATAAATCGCAGAATAAACCTCCTACGGCTCCAACGGTTGTGAGCCCAGCCCCTGGTAGTACTACAGTAACGACAGCCGTTACCCTCAAATGGGCCGCTACGGACCCTAACCGGGATACATTGACCTATCAGGTCATGCTGTATAAGGCCGGCGACATAACCAATGTAATGTCGTTTACCGGACTCACCGTCGACTCGCTGGCGCTATCCGGTCTGGCTTACAACACAACTTACTATTGGCATGTTGCCGTCAGTGATGGAATCAGTACGACCAATGGCCCGGTCTGGTCGTTCAGAACAATCCCTTTCTCAGCCTATAGCTATGTATTTTGTCGGCGTGTGTCGGGTATGTACCAATTGTTTTCCGGCAATGGCAATAAACTGCCGGTTCAGCAACTCACAACGGAAGGCAGCAACTGGCGTCCTATCGTAAGCCCTAACCGCCAGCAGATTGCCTTTATATCGAACCGCAATTCTGAACTTCACCTTTACCTGATGGATCAGGATGGAAGCCATGTTCGACAAGTCACCGACGTGCCTATCGGTGGAATTTTGGGGACTGATTTGTCATTTTGTTGGTCGCCAGACGGCACCGAGCTGGTCTATCCGGCTTACGAGAACCTGTATGCTGTTCGGACAGATGGCACCGGGTTACGGACAGTTGCCAAGGCGCCTACTGGACGTTTTTTTGCCGGATGTGACTGGAGCGGCCAGCGTAATCAACTCGTTGCCCGCACTACTGGCGGTAATTTGTATAACAATGAGTTAATTCTAATTTCGGTGTCGGGAAATACCCAGAAACTCCTGCTTGCCAGGCCCACCAACCGGATAGGTAACCCTGTGTTCTCCCTTGACGGAACGCAGATACTTTTTGCAATGGACGTCAGTATTTTTCAGAATGCAAAAGGTCGTCAACTAGACTCCAGAATTCATAAGCTCGATATCGCCACGGGCGTTGTAAGCAATCTGTCACTTGATCCTGGCAACCTGCTTACTATAAGTAAGCCAACTGGTACGAATGACCTCGATCCCCGGTTTTCGCCAACGGGCGGCAAAATCATTTTTATAAATAGCGAAAATACGGACCAGGGAAGCAGTTCGATTATGACAATGGCAACAGACGGGACAAGCCGGACCGTTTTGTTTTCACTGGGTGAAATGCCTTTTTGGCAATAG
- a CDS encoding hypothetical protein (KEGG: vsa:VSAL_I2857 assembly/transport component in curli production, CsgE precursor) — protein MCYCPKPAHYFFTILFMLLCGSLAFAQNPASEEDMESLAIDERLSEQGPQTLILDNSRTKIGREFYDSFFREFVLPAPTTPADSSGLSKKAQDLETDSWVITIEELPSTSATSNIISVSINDELIWQQFVQVRIDLIEDYALNAVETLRQYIISYEQTQQQLQTEDQKGTGLH, from the coding sequence ATGTGCTATTGTCCTAAACCTGCCCACTATTTTTTCACCATCCTGTTTATGCTTCTCTGCGGCAGCCTGGCTTTTGCCCAGAATCCGGCTTCGGAAGAAGACATGGAGAGTTTGGCGATTGACGAACGACTATCCGAACAAGGCCCCCAAACCCTCATCCTGGACAATAGCCGAACCAAAATTGGCCGTGAATTTTACGACAGTTTTTTTCGGGAGTTTGTTCTTCCAGCGCCCACCACGCCAGCCGACTCCAGCGGACTGAGTAAAAAAGCACAGGATTTAGAAACAGACAGCTGGGTCATCACCATTGAAGAACTGCCCTCCACATCGGCCACCAGCAATATCATTTCAGTATCCATCAACGACGAATTAATCTGGCAGCAATTTGTGCAGGTTCGAATAGACTTGATCGAAGACTATGCGCTCAACGCCGTTGAAACGCTTCGCCAGTACATCATCTCGTATGAGCAAACGCAACAACAACTCCAGACGGAGGACCAGAAAGGCACTGGGCTCCATTAA